The Nocardioides ochotonae genome segment CCCCAGCTCTGCGGGACGGCGATGGCGGCGTGGCCGAGCCCGACGAGTCGCACGTCGGATGCGGGAGCGGCAGGGGTAGGGGATGCGGCGGGCGGCTGCGGGCCTGGTGCACCGCCCGTCGAGGAGAGCACAGCAGTTCCGCCGGCGACGGCGACGACTGCCGCGGCGCTGGCCAGGGCCAGCGTGAGGGCACGGCGTCGGCGCACGCGGTCGGCCGCACCGACCATGGTGTCCACGGGTGCCGGCCCGACGTGCACGCGGCCCGCGGCGCGCTCGAGTAGTTCGGTGAGGTGCTCGTCGGTCATGGTGTGCCTCGCAGTTCGGCCAGGTGGGGGTCTTCGGCGAGGACCTTCAACGCCCGCGACAGGCGGCTCTTCACGGTGCCGGTCGCCACGCCGAGCACGGCCGCCATCTGCTGCTCGCTCAGGTGGGCGTAGTAGCGCAGCACCACGGCCGTCCGCTGGTCGCGGTTGAGCCGGTCGAGGCTGCGCAGCACCGCGTCGGCCGTGTCGATGGCCACCGTGTGGTCGAGGCTGGGCGTCTCGGGCATGTGGGCGGTGGCGTGCTCGCGGGTCCAGTGCCGCCTGCGCGAAGAGGCGAAGGTGTTGACGAGCACGCGGTGCACGTACGCGTCGCGATCATCGGCCCGCTCCACCTTGCGCCAGTGGACCAGGCAGCGCATCAGCGCCGCCTGCACCACGTCCTCGGCCTCCGCCGGCGAACAGCCGAGCAGGACGGCAGCGCGAACGAGCCGCGGCCATCTCGCCGCGACGTACTCGCTGAACTCGTCGTTCCGGGTCATCCCGCCCCTGCTCCTGTCGTGGTCCTCAAAGACGTAGACGCGCCAGCTCGTGGCTGAGGTTCCGTTGCCTGAACACCGGGGTCCGACCTTCTCGCTCGCGGCCCGCGCAGGGCCGCGACCCCGCCAGCGTCAGCTGGCGGGGTCCGGGGCGGTCGACCTACTCGTCCGGTGGGTGTGCGACCCCTGGGGCGCCCTCGGCCCCCGTTGGTCGAGCGGGCGTCCGTTGGTCGAGCGGGCGTCCGTTGGTCGAGCGGGCGTCCGTTGGTCGAGCGGGCGTCCGTTGGTCGAGCAGGCGTCCGCTGGTCGAGCAGGCGTCCGCTGGTCGAGCGGACGTCCGTTGGTCGAGCGGACGTCCGTTGGTCGAGCTTGTCGAGACCGGAGTCCGAGGAACGTCGACCCGGACACGGGTGTGGCCCCGCCAGCGTCGGCTGGCGGGGTCCGGGGCGGTCGATCTACTCGTCCGGCGGATGTGCGGTGACGAGCCGGGTCTCGCCGCGGTCCTTGACCAGGTGCAGCCCGTGCGGGGATCGCCAGAGGTACGTCGCGGCGTCGGTCCTGTCATAGGTCCACGCCGTGTGGGTCTTCGCCCGATGATGTCGCCGGCACAACGGCGCCAGATTGCAACTGCAGGTCGGGCCACCGTCACCGTGGGCAGTGACGTGGTCGGTGTCGCACCTGCGGGCCGGGCGTTCGCACCACGGGAACGCGCACACCGGCTGGGCCAGACGGGTCTGCTCGGTGAGCTTGTCAGGGATCGCGTAGGCGTCGGTGTGGTGATGGGCATCCAAGTCGATGACCGGCTTGATCACCACCTGGGTCTCGGGGTTGGCGCACCAGTCGCGGACCTGTTCGGTCGACACGATCGACCGGGTCTCCTCGACGTGCGCGATCCCGGCCTCATCACGGGAGATCGCAGCGTCGGAGAGGTGGACGTGGATGACGACCTGGCGGGGCTTGACCGCCGACGCGGCGCCCTCACCGGCCTCGCCCCGCAGGTCGAAGGCGAGCTGGCGTCGGGCGAACTCCCCGGCGGCCATCGAGCGGCGCACGTCCAACGACTCCGTCGACCCGAGCGCGGCGAGCTCCTCGGCGCCGTGGCGGATCGCGGTGTCCAGGTCGAGGGCATCGGCCAGGTCGAGCTCGCCCTCCACCCGGACCGTGCCGTCGTGGGTCGCCTCGCGGGTGTGGACGTCGAAGCGGCGGCCGTCCGCGGCCTCGCGGCGCTGCTTCTCCGCGCCCTCGGGGTCGAAGACCGCACGCGCGTGGTCGACGAGTCGCTCGATGCCGGCCCAGCCGACCTTCCCGACCCTTCCGGCGAGCTGGCGGTCCACGAAGTCCGCACCCTCGACTGGCAGCCGCAGCGTCAGCTGCGCGAGTCGGCGGCCCTTCCACACCGGAACCGCACTGGCACGCATCTGGGCCCAGGTCCGCGGCAACCGGTGCGCCAGCTCGAGCGCGGCACCGACCAGTGCGCGGGCGGCGTCGTTCGACATCCCGAGCGCCGCCCCGAGCTCCATCGGCGCGAACTCCGCCACCAGCGGCGTCCCCTCACCACCCAGGGGCACCGCCACCTCAGCGAAGACCCACGCCGCGGCCGGCGCCTGCGGCGAGATCGACTCCGCCGGGTGCATCACCGCCCAGGCCAGGGCGGCCTCCAGGACCCCGAACTCCGCCCGCTGGGCCGCAGCCCGCTGCTCCTGCGCGAACGCCAGCACGGCGGCTGGGGTGCCGCAGTCGGGGAGCTCGTGGTCGGCCATGCCTCATTCTACTCGAACGCACGTTCGACGAGAAGGGGTCTCGTGCTCTCCGAAGGTAAAGACTTGCGGGCCCGGTGCCTCCGCTGAGCGCCGTCGCCAGGCGGAAGGACATCCGCCCGTGCCCTCAGACCTCGGGCGTCCGCTCGTTGTAGACCCCGGCGTACTCCTGACCGCTCAGCGCCTGCACGGCGCTCATCACCTCGTCGGTGAGCTGGCGCCGGGCCTTGCCCAGGGGGATCCCCTCGAAGCGGCCGGCCACCTCGATAGGGCGGCCGAACTCCACGGTGATCGGCACGATCCGGGGCAGCCGCGCGCCGACCGGCTGGACCCGCTCGGTGCCGACCAGGCCGACCGGGACGATCGGGCAGCCGGCGGTGAGCGCGAGGTGGGCGACGCCGGTGCGCCCGCGGTAGAGACGACCGTCGCGCGAGCGGGTGCCCTCGGGATAGATGCCGAACGCCTCGCCACGGCCGAGCACCTCCAGCGCGGTGTCCAGGCTGGCGATCGCGGCGCGGGAGTCGTCGCGGTCCACCGGGAGCATGCCGAGCCCCTCGAACCAGGCCCGGCTGATCGCCCCGGAGACGCCGGTGCCGGTGAAGTAGTCGGACTTCGCCAGGAACACCACGGTGCGCGGCACGACCACCGGGATCACGACGGAGTCGACGAAGCTGAGGTGGTTGCTGGCCAGGATCACCGGGCCGGTGCGCGGGACGTTCTCCAGGCCCCGGACCGTCGGACGCCAGACCGCGCGGGCGAGTGGCGGGACGATCGAGTGGAGGGCGCGGTAGAGCACCCGCCCAGTCTGGTGGTTACTCGCCGGTCCGCCGATCCGGTCCGTCCCTCGGCGCGCCGCCCCGCCATGGGCGCCGACTCACGGACGTTGCCGGGCCGCCCTGAGTGCGCGTACTCAGTGCGGCTGAGCAGGCGCACGCTGCCGGTGGCGCCGCGCCGCTGGTGGCATGGCCCCATGCCTCGCTTCTACGACCCCACGACCTGCCCGGAGTGCGCCGCGCCGATCGGGCCGGCGCCCTCGCAGTGCGGCGCGTGCGCGCTGCCCCTGACCGGGCCGCTCGCCGTGCAGCTGCAGGCCACGCTGCGCCACGCCGACATGCTGCTGATCGCGCTCCGTCGCAGCCCCGCACCCGCCCCGGCACCCGCACCCGCGGCGTACCCGGCGTATCCGGCAACCGCCTCGAGTACGCCGCGCCGCACCGGCGTCCGCGCCGCGTCCGTGCCCGCGGTCCTGCTGTCGCTGGGCGCGCTCTGCCTGCTGGTGGCCGCGGTGACCTTCCTGGCCGTCGCCTGGTCGTGGCTGGGCATCGGCGGGCGCACCGGCGTACTGCTCGCCCTCACCGCAGGGAGCGCGGGGGCCGGCGCCTGGGCGGCACACCGCGGCCTGCGGACGGCCGCCGAGTCTCTCAGCACCGTCGCCCTCGGGCTGCTCGCGCTCGACGTCCTCGGCGCGGCGGCGGCCGGCTGGCTGGCCGGGAGCTCCGGCGCCCAGACCCTCGCCGCCGTGGGCGCGGCGCTCGCCGTGGGCGGGTGGGTGCTGCTGCTGCCGCCCGCGCGGCTGGTGGCCCCGCAGCTGGCGGTACCGGCCGGGATCTCGGTGTGCGCCCTCGGGACCGCGGTGGACACCGGCTGGGTGCGCCCGGTCGCGCTCGTCGCGGTGCTCCTGCTCCTCGCCGTCGTGGCGCTCGCCCGCCGCACCGGTACGGCGCCGCTCGCGACCGCAGCTTCGCTGGCGGCGGTGCCCGCCTGGCTCGCCCTCCTCGGAGCGGGCCTCGCCCGCGGACTGGACGACCCGGCCCTCGGCGCGCTCTGGACGAGCTCGACGGGACCCGTCCTGCTCCTCACCGCCGCCCTCCCGCTGCTGGGGATCGTGGTCGTGCCGGGCCACCGCCTGCTCGAGCAGGTGTGCGCGGCGACCAGCGCCGTGACGCTGACCGGCGTGCTCCTGCTGCCCGTGCTCGACGAGCCCGCCTCGACCGCGGCCGCGGCAGCGCTCGGCGCCCTTCTCGTCTGGAGCGGCCTGCTGGCCCGGGCCCCGCGCCGCTGGGCGACCGCACCCCTGGTCGCCGCGGTCACCGCGGCCCTCCCCGTCACGGTGGTCGTGCTGACGCTCCTGACAGCGGCCACCGCCCGGTCCCTGTCCGGCCTCGCCCTCTTCGGCTCCCCCGCCTCCGCGCCGCTGCCCGCGGTATCCCTCCCCCTGGCGCCGGCGCTGCTGATCCCCTCCGTCGCGGGCCTCGCGCTGGCCGCGCTCGCGGCGGCGCCGGGGCTGCGCGACCGTCGTGCCCTCGCCCCGGGCGCGCTGGTCCTCGCCCTCGCCGGCGCGGGCACCGTCGCCCTCGAGAGCGCCGACCGGTGGCCGGTCGTCGTCGCCCTGCTCGTGCCGGGTGCGGTGGCCGGGGCACTCGGCCTCCGCCGCGGTCGTACGACGTGGCAGGTGACGGGCGTCGTCGTGCTGGCCGCCGCGGTGCTCGTGGGCCTGCCGAGCGCGGCCCTGGCCGCGGGCGCGCTGCTGCTCCTCGGGGCGCTCACCGGAACCATGACCGCGCAGGACCGGGTCCCGGGCCCCGCGGTCCTGCCGCCGGCGGCCGGGCTGCTGGTGCTGGCCGTCGGCGACCTCGCCGGCGCCCACCTCGACCTGGTGAGCCTGGTGGTCCTGCTGGTCCTCGGGCTGCTCGCCCTGGCCCGGCCCCGCCTCGAGCTGCTCGTGTCGGCCGCGGCGCTCGCGGTGCCCGTCGCGTCCGCCGGGGTGCTCGCCGCGCCCGACCAGTCGTGGTCCCTGGCGGTGCACCTGTGCGTCTCGGGCGCCCTGGTCACCGGTGTCGCCCTGGTCCACGCCCGGCGCGAGCTGGGCGCGGTGGGCGGCGTGCTGCTCGCCGCAGCGACCTGGGTGCGGCTGGCCGACCTCGGGGTGGGCACGCCGGAGGCCTACACCCTGCCCAGCGCGATCGTGCTGGCGCTCCTCGGCCTCCGGGCGATGCGCCACGACCCGAGCGTGCCGAGCACCCGCGTGCTCCTGCCCGGGCTGGTGCTGGGCACCGTCCCGACGCTGCTGGTGGTGCTGGCCAGCGACCCGGTCTCGCTGCGCGCGGCCCTCCTCGGCCTCGCCTGCCTGGTGCTCGTCCTGGGCGGGGCCCACCTGCGCTGGCAGGCGCCGTTCGCCGTCGGCGCGGTCGCCGGACTGCTGGTGGTGCTGCGCGAGCTGGCGCCGTACGCCGCCGCGCCGCCGCAGTGGCTGCTCATCGCCGCCGCCGGCACCGTGCTGAGCGTCGTCGGCATCACCTGGGAGCGACGCGTCGCCGACCTGCGCCGGGCCGCGGCGTACGCCGGCCGGTTCCGCTGAGCGCCCACGCCCACGAAGAAGCCCCCGGGACGAGGTCCCGGGGGCTGCGGATCGGATCGGCGAGGTTCAGATCAGCCAGCGGTGGCGCTGCACCAGCGGCAGGCTGGACCAGAGGCGACCGAGGCCGAGGGTGCGTCCGCTGTCGAGGAGGGCCAGCATCACCAGCAGGCCGGCGTAGATGAGGTGGTCGTCCATGAAGGGGTTGTTCGCCGGCCAGAGCGCGGCGGCCCACATGAGCACCAGCATCAGGGCCCCGGAGACGGCGGCGATCCGGACACCGATGCCGAGCATCAGCGCCAGGCCGATGCCGGCGAGACCGACCATGAACGCGACGTCGACGACGGTGTGCCCGGCGAGGCTCTGGAACGCATCGGCGAACGGGCCGGAGGTGCCGAAGGAGAGGAAGCCCTCGGTCGGGCTGCCGCCGTTGATCCACGACGCGTCGCGCTCGGTGGCGAAGCCGAGGCCGAACAGCTTGTCGAGGAAGGCCCACAGGAAGACCCAGCCGAGGCTGATGCGGAGCACGGCACCGACGTAGCGGGCGGCGCGGGCGCCGGGGGTGTCGGGGGCGACCAGCTCGGGCTGGACCTGGCTCTGGTCGGCGAGCGAGCCGTTGCCGTGCCGCTGACCTCGGGGGGTGGTGTGGACGTTCATGGCTGCTCCTCCTGTTCTGCTCGGCTGGGGCGTTCTCTGATGACTCCACCGTGCCGCTGGTGGGGTCTTCCCGGGGAGAGTCGGAGGTTCACACCCGGCGGGACCTACTGCCCGCGGGGCGCGGGGTCTAGGTCCGGCCAACGGGCTATGCGGAGGTCGACCGCCCCCGAGGACCGGTACGGCGTGCCCTCGGCCAGGTGGTGCTCGCGCGCCCGCGCCGCCAGCCCCGGGGGCACCGTGCCGTCCGCGCGGACCACGCGCCACCACGGCACCGCGGCCCCGTGCTCGGCCATCACCGCACCGACCCGGCGCGGCCCGTAGCGCCCGAGCGCCGCCGCGATCGCGCCGTACGTCGTGACCCGGCCGGGCGGCACCTGCTCGACGAGCGACAGCACGGCCTCGACGTAGTCCTCGGGATGACGCACGCCTCGACGGTAGGCCAGCCCGCCGGATGGAGGCGCTCCGGGCCGCCGTCGACCCGGAGCGCCCTCCCCGCCCCCCGGCGGGTCGATGAGGATCAAGCGCGACGTTCGTCAGTTCCAACGCGCGGAGCCGCGCCGGGTTACGCCCGGACGCGACACTGCCCCGCCCGGCGGACCGGACGGGGCAGCGCGAGGAGCAGGTTGGGACCTGCCGCCGGACTCAGTACGACGGCTGGCTGGGGTCGATCTGGTTGACCCAGGCGACCACGCCGCCACCGACGTGGACGGCGTCGGCGAAGCCGGCGCCCTTCACGATCGCCAGCGTCTCGGCCGAGCGCACACCGCTCTTGCAGTGCATGACGACCTGCTTGTCGGAGGGCAGCTTCTCCAGCGCGGAGCCGTTGAGGAACTCGCCCTTGGGGATCAGCACCGAGCCGGGGATCTTGTTGATCTCGTACTCGTTGGGCTCGCGGACGTCGACGAGGACGAAGTCCCGCGTGCCCTCCTCGCGCTCCTTGAGCATCTGCTCGAGCTGGACCACCGAGATCGTCGAGCCCGCAGCGGCGTCGGCGGCCTCGTCGGAGATCGCCCCGCAGAAGGTCTCGTAGTCGATCAGGCCGGTGACGGTGGGGTGCTCACCGCACAGCGCGCAGTTCGGGTCCTTGCGGACGCGCAGCTTGCGGTACTCCATCTCCAGGGCGTCATAGATCATCAGCTTGCCGACGATCGGGTCGCCGATGCCGGTGAGCAGCTTGATCGCCTCGTTGACCTGGATCGAGCCGATCGAGGCGCACAGCACGCCGAGCACGCCGCCCTCGGCGCAGCTGGGGACCATGCCCGGCGGCGGCGGCTCGGGGTAGAGGCAGCGGTAGCACGGGGCGTCCACGGACTCGCCGTTCTCGTCGGTCGCATGCGGCCAGAAGACCGACGCCTGACCGTCGAAGCGGTAGATCGATCCCCAGACGTAGGGGATCTTCAAGAAGTACGCCGCGTCGTTGACCATGTAGCGCGTCGCGAAGTTGTCGGTGCCGTCGACGATGAGGTCGTAGCCCTCGAAGACCTGAAGCACGTTGTCGTTGTCGAGGCGCTCGTTGTGCACCACGACGTTGACGTAGGGGTTGGCCTCCTGGATGGCGTCGCGTGCCGACTCCGCCTTGGGGCGCCCGATGTCGCTCTGGCCGTGGATGATCTGGCGCTGCAGGTTGGACTCGTCGACCTCGTCGAACTCGGCGATGCCGATCGTGCCGACGCCGGCCGCGGCCAGGTAGAGCAGCGCGGGACTGCCCAGGCCGCCGGCGCCGATGACCAGCACCTTGGCGTTCTTCAGCCGCTTCTGCCCGGTCATGCCGACGTCGGGGATGATCAGGTGGCGGCTGTAGCGACGCACCTCGTCGATGGTCAGCTCGTCCGCCGGCTCCACCAGGGGAGTAAAGGACACGACATGCTCCTTGCAAGGGTTCGTCTCGGTAGTCGTCGACGACAGCGACCGGAGCCGCGACCGTCCACGGCACAACGCCGCACGACACCACCATGTTCCCTCCTCGCCTTCCGAGGCCCGGCACGGCGTCCCGTCATCCGGACCTGCGCTACGGGCCGGTAGGGTCCCCACGACACTCGGGATCGGACTCGTTGAGGAGCACAGGTGGGCGCAGGGCAGTACGACGTCGACAGCGGCCGCCCCCGTGGCGCACGGATGCCGCGCCGCGAGCGACGCGCCCAGCTCCTCGGGGCCGCACTCGAGGTGTTCGTGGCACAGGGCTACCACGCCGCCGCGATGGACGACATCGCCGAGCGGGCGGGGGTCTCCAAGCCGGTGCTCTACCAGCACTTCCCCGGCAAGCTCGACCTCTACCTCGCGCTGCTCGACGCCTCGTGCGACACGATCATCGACAACTGCCGCCGTGCGCTGGAGGTCAGCCACGACAACAAGGTCCGCGTCGCGGCCGCGATCGACGCCTTCTACGACTACGTCGCCAGCGAGTCCGGCGCCTTCAAGCTGGTCTTCGAGTCCGACCTGACCAGCGAGCCCGCGGTGCGCGAGCACACCGAGCGGGTGACCACCGAGTGCGCCGCGATGATCGCGGAGGTCATCACCGAGGACACCGACCTGCCGCAGCCCGCCGCGCGCCTGCTCGCCGTCTCCCTGGTCGGAATGGCCCAGGTCTCCGCGCGGTTCTGGCTCGCGGAGGCCGGCGGCATCTCGCGTCCCGACGCCGCGGCGCTCGTGGCCGGGCTCGCCTGGCGCGGCATCCGCGGGTACCCCCGCACCGACTGACCGCCCGGCCCGGGCTCCCGTTCCCGCACCATCCCCCGCAGAACCCATCACCCCATCACAAGGAGGACCCCGTGGAGGTCAAGATCGGCGTGCAGCACGCGCCCCGCGAGCTCGTCGTGGACACCGACGTCACCGGCGACCACGTCCAGGAGCTCCTGGCCCAGGCGCTGGCGGCCGACTCCGTCTTCACCCTGACCGACGTCAAGGGCCGCACCATCATCGTCCCGGCCGCGAAGGTCGCCTACCTCGAGGTCGGCTCCAGCGTCGTCGGCCAGGTCGGCTTCCGCGGCTGACGTCAGCCGCCACCAATGCTCGTCAGCGACATCCTCTGGGCGCTCGTCGGCGGCACCGTCGTCGGGCTGCTCGGCACCCTGTTGACCTCGCGGGACCACGGCGAGCTCCGTGACCCCGTCGAGGTCGACGCGGTGCCGCTGTGGCTGTCGATCCTGTGTGGGGTGGG includes the following:
- a CDS encoding SigE family RNA polymerase sigma factor, producing MTRNDEFSEYVAARWPRLVRAAVLLGCSPAEAEDVVQAALMRCLVHWRKVERADDRDAYVHRVLVNTFASSRRRHWTREHATAHMPETPSLDHTVAIDTADAVLRSLDRLNRDQRTAVVLRYYAHLSEQQMAAVLGVATGTVKSRLSRALKVLAEDPHLAELRGTP
- a CDS encoding HNH endonuclease signature motif containing protein, translated to MADHELPDCGTPAAVLAFAQEQRAAAQRAEFGVLEAALAWAVMHPAESISPQAPAAAWVFAEVAVPLGGEGTPLVAEFAPMELGAALGMSNDAARALVGAALELAHRLPRTWAQMRASAVPVWKGRRLAQLTLRLPVEGADFVDRQLAGRVGKVGWAGIERLVDHARAVFDPEGAEKQRREAADGRRFDVHTREATHDGTVRVEGELDLADALDLDTAIRHGAEELAALGSTESLDVRRSMAAGEFARRQLAFDLRGEAGEGAASAVKPRQVVIHVHLSDAAISRDEAGIAHVEETRSIVSTEQVRDWCANPETQVVIKPVIDLDAHHHTDAYAIPDKLTEQTRLAQPVCAFPWCERPARRCDTDHVTAHGDGGPTCSCNLAPLCRRHHRAKTHTAWTYDRTDAATYLWRSPHGLHLVKDRGETRLVTAHPPDE
- a CDS encoding lysophospholipid acyltransferase family protein, with protein sequence MLYRALHSIVPPLARAVWRPTVRGLENVPRTGPVILASNHLSFVDSVVIPVVVPRTVVFLAKSDYFTGTGVSGAISRAWFEGLGMLPVDRDDSRAAIASLDTALEVLGRGEAFGIYPEGTRSRDGRLYRGRTGVAHLALTAGCPIVPVGLVGTERVQPVGARLPRIVPITVEFGRPIEVAGRFEGIPLGKARRQLTDEVMSAVQALSGQEYAGVYNERTPEV
- a CDS encoding SCO7613 C-terminal domain-containing membrane protein, whose protein sequence is MPRFYDPTTCPECAAPIGPAPSQCGACALPLTGPLAVQLQATLRHADMLLIALRRSPAPAPAPAPAAYPAYPATASSTPRRTGVRAASVPAVLLSLGALCLLVAAVTFLAVAWSWLGIGGRTGVLLALTAGSAGAGAWAAHRGLRTAAESLSTVALGLLALDVLGAAAAGWLAGSSGAQTLAAVGAALAVGGWVLLLPPARLVAPQLAVPAGISVCALGTAVDTGWVRPVALVAVLLLLAVVALARRTGTAPLATAASLAAVPAWLALLGAGLARGLDDPALGALWTSSTGPVLLLTAALPLLGIVVVPGHRLLEQVCAATSAVTLTGVLLLPVLDEPASTAAAAALGALLVWSGLLARAPRRWATAPLVAAVTAALPVTVVVLTLLTAATARSLSGLALFGSPASAPLPAVSLPLAPALLIPSVAGLALAALAAAPGLRDRRALAPGALVLALAGAGTVALESADRWPVVVALLVPGAVAGALGLRRGRTTWQVTGVVVLAAAVLVGLPSAALAAGALLLLGALTGTMTAQDRVPGPAVLPPAAGLLVLAVGDLAGAHLDLVSLVVLLVLGLLALARPRLELLVSAAALAVPVASAGVLAAPDQSWSLAVHLCVSGALVTGVALVHARRELGAVGGVLLAAATWVRLADLGVGTPEAYTLPSAIVLALLGLRAMRHDPSVPSTRVLLPGLVLGTVPTLLVVLASDPVSLRAALLGLACLVLVLGGAHLRWQAPFAVGAVAGLLVVLRELAPYAAAPPQWLLIAAAGTVLSVVGITWERRVADLRRAAAYAGRFR
- a CDS encoding DoxX family protein, giving the protein MNVHTTPRGQRHGNGSLADQSQVQPELVAPDTPGARAARYVGAVLRISLGWVFLWAFLDKLFGLGFATERDASWINGGSPTEGFLSFGTSGPFADAFQSLAGHTVVDVAFMVGLAGIGLALMLGIGVRIAAVSGALMLVLMWAAALWPANNPFMDDHLIYAGLLVMLALLDSGRTLGLGRLWSSLPLVQRHRWLI
- a CDS encoding MGMT family protein, producing MRHPEDYVEAVLSLVEQVPPGRVTTYGAIAAALGRYGPRRVGAVMAEHGAAVPWWRVVRADGTVPPGLAARAREHHLAEGTPYRSSGAVDLRIARWPDLDPAPRGQ
- the moeZ gene encoding adenylyltransferase/sulfurtransferase MoeZ; the protein is MSFTPLVEPADELTIDEVRRYSRHLIIPDVGMTGQKRLKNAKVLVIGAGGLGSPALLYLAAAGVGTIGIAEFDEVDESNLQRQIIHGQSDIGRPKAESARDAIQEANPYVNVVVHNERLDNDNVLQVFEGYDLIVDGTDNFATRYMVNDAAYFLKIPYVWGSIYRFDGQASVFWPHATDENGESVDAPCYRCLYPEPPPPGMVPSCAEGGVLGVLCASIGSIQVNEAIKLLTGIGDPIVGKLMIYDALEMEYRKLRVRKDPNCALCGEHPTVTGLIDYETFCGAISDEAADAAAGSTISVVQLEQMLKEREEGTRDFVLVDVREPNEYEINKIPGSVLIPKGEFLNGSALEKLPSDKQVVMHCKSGVRSAETLAIVKGAGFADAVHVGGGVVAWVNQIDPSQPSY
- a CDS encoding TetR/AcrR family transcriptional regulator: MPRRERRAQLLGAALEVFVAQGYHAAAMDDIAERAGVSKPVLYQHFPGKLDLYLALLDASCDTIIDNCRRALEVSHDNKVRVAAAIDAFYDYVASESGAFKLVFESDLTSEPAVREHTERVTTECAAMIAEVITEDTDLPQPAARLLAVSLVGMAQVSARFWLAEAGGISRPDAAALVAGLAWRGIRGYPRTD
- a CDS encoding DUF3107 domain-containing protein; translated protein: MEVKIGVQHAPRELVVDTDVTGDHVQELLAQALAADSVFTLTDVKGRTIIVPAAKVAYLEVGSSVVGQVGFRG